In the Tepidimicrobium xylanilyticum genome, one interval contains:
- a CDS encoding response regulator transcription factor, whose amino-acid sequence MITDKRILVVEDEEHIRKFVRINLEREGFIVEEATTGEEGLDIVGSTDIDVVVLDIMLPGIDGFQVCKILREKYPAIGIIMLTAKSQDIDKIMGLEYGSDDYMVKPFNPIELVLRVKSLLRRMDYKKDENQDAIVEGPFRIDKYSRKFYKGDREIELTPTEYSIIQLFIENPGRAFTRDEILNIVWGYDFMGDSKIVDVNVRRLRSKIEEDASNPQYIETVWGVGYRWRKKM is encoded by the coding sequence ATGATAACTGATAAGAGAATTCTTGTGGTAGAAGATGAAGAGCATATTAGAAAATTCGTAAGAATCAATTTAGAAAGGGAAGGATTCATTGTAGAGGAAGCAACCACCGGGGAAGAAGGCTTGGATATAGTTGGGTCTACAGATATAGATGTTGTAGTGTTGGACATTATGCTACCTGGAATAGATGGATTTCAGGTCTGTAAAATACTTAGGGAAAAGTATCCTGCTATTGGAATAATAATGCTTACTGCTAAATCCCAGGACATAGATAAGATAATGGGATTAGAGTATGGCTCAGATGACTATATGGTAAAACCATTCAATCCCATCGAATTGGTTCTAAGGGTAAAGTCCCTCTTAAGGCGAATGGATTATAAGAAGGATGAGAATCAGGATGCGATAGTTGAAGGTCCTTTTAGGATAGATAAGTATTCCAGAAAGTTTTATAAGGGAGATAGGGAAATTGAATTAACCCCAACAGAATATTCTATAATACAGCTCTTTATTGAGAATCCTGGTAGAGCCTTTACAAGAGATGAAATACTCAATATTGTATGGGGATACGATTTTATGGGCGACTCTAAGATAGTAGATGTAAACGTGAGAAGATTAAGGTCGAAGATTGAAGAGGATGCTAGCAATCCTCAGTATATAGAAACCGTTTGGGGCGTAGGATATAGGTGGAGAAAGAAAATGTAA
- a CDS encoding polysaccharide deacetylase family protein, translating to MKGNQQNNKKLAIIRFVIIFAIIFIMIFLGTSYIFYKELATDVVEADNFEESISLMSDKSAINLALQYERQIQEAERERIRELEELEKKRQEELETEDKKNVKRAYLTFDDGPSAKVTPQILDILEEYDVKATFFVVGTAVEKYPEILKRTYQDGHAIGNHTYSHRYGYIYRKPSNLLKEVEITDRLLKRVLGEEFDSKLFRFPGGSFGDKRAPFRKAIEEKGYIYYDWNSLNGDAEGYLFSKERLIQRFKNTFRGQKELIILMHDTDAKYTTPEALPYIIEYLQEQGYEFHTLK from the coding sequence ATGAAGGGAAATCAGCAAAACAATAAAAAATTAGCTATAATCAGATTTGTAATAATTTTCGCCATTATTTTTATTATGATATTCCTAGGGACTTCCTATATATTTTATAAGGAGTTGGCTACTGATGTAGTTGAGGCAGATAATTTTGAAGAGAGCATTTCTTTAATGTCAGATAAGTCAGCTATTAATTTAGCTCTTCAGTATGAAAGACAGATTCAGGAAGCTGAAAGAGAAAGGATTAGAGAATTAGAGGAATTAGAAAAAAAACGCCAGGAAGAGCTAGAGACTGAAGATAAGAAAAATGTGAAAAGAGCTTACCTAACCTTTGATGATGGTCCATCTGCTAAGGTTACTCCCCAAATACTAGATATCCTAGAGGAATATGATGTAAAAGCTACCTTTTTTGTAGTAGGAACTGCTGTGGAAAAATATCCTGAGATATTAAAAAGGACCTATCAGGATGGACATGCTATTGGAAATCATACCTATAGTCATAGGTATGGCTATATATATAGGAAGCCTTCTAATCTGTTAAAGGAGGTTGAAATCACAGATAGGCTCTTAAAAAGGGTTTTAGGGGAGGAGTTTGATTCCAAATTATTTAGGTTTCCTGGGGGTTCTTTTGGAGATAAAAGAGCTCCTTTTAGAAAAGCAATAGAGGAAAAGGGATATATCTATTATGATTGGAATTCCTTAAACGGAGATGCAGAAGGTTATCTGTTTTCTAAAGAAAGATTGATACAGAGATTCAAAAATACCTTTAGAGGACAAAAGGAACTGATAATTTTGATGCATGATACAGATGCTAAATATACAACACCTGAAGCATTACCCTATATAATCGAATATTTGCAGGAACAAGGCTATGAATTTCATACTTTAAAGTAA
- a CDS encoding ABC transporter ATP-binding protein, whose protein sequence is MLRRFISYYKPHKKLFFIDMFFAFLISAFDLIFPMVSRTIVNEIIPAGRMDLLLKWTIIMVILFGFRYISYYIVSYWGHVLGVYIEHDMRRDLFTHLQTLPFSYYDNTKTGHIMSRIVNDLRDITELSHHGPEDLFISSVMLMGSFILLVRIEWRLTLIIFAFIPLIVLFAMRKRLKMEDSFREVRRKIANVNAQLENSISGIRVAKSFTNEDYEIEKFQDGNSQYKEARKESYKAMAEFVAGMGLMTNVLNLIVISAGGYFVYRGYLTIGDLLAYTLYINFFMQPIRRLADFMQQYQDGMTGFERFIEVMNIEPDIKDKEDAIELTHVKGDIEFKNVSFSYTNGENRILSNLNLKIEAGKTVAIVGPSGAGKTTLCHLIPRFYDINEGEILVDGKNIQDITLKSLRKNIGIVQQDVFLFTGTIMDNISYGDPSKSEAEIIEAAKKARIHDFIMTLPNGYDTYIGEKGVKLSGGQKQRISIARLFLKDPPILILDEATSSLDNETEMLIQESLEELAKGRTTLIIAHRLSTIKNADEIVVLTNEGIEERGTHEELLRRGYIYAKLYRSQFRGLVS, encoded by the coding sequence ATGTTAAGGCGATTTATTTCTTATTACAAACCCCATAAAAAGCTGTTTTTCATAGATATGTTTTTTGCTTTTTTAATCTCTGCTTTTGATTTGATATTTCCTATGGTATCAAGAACTATTGTCAATGAGATAATACCTGCTGGAAGGATGGACTTGTTGCTTAAATGGACTATTATAATGGTTATATTGTTTGGTTTTAGATATATCAGTTATTATATAGTTTCTTATTGGGGGCATGTACTAGGAGTTTATATTGAGCATGATATGAGAAGAGACCTTTTTACCCATTTACAAACATTACCTTTCAGCTATTACGACAATACTAAAACTGGTCATATAATGTCGAGAATAGTAAATGATTTAAGGGATATTACTGAATTGTCTCATCATGGACCGGAAGATTTGTTTATTTCATCAGTAATGTTAATGGGTTCTTTCATCCTGTTGGTAAGGATTGAATGGAGATTAACCTTGATCATATTTGCCTTTATTCCACTAATAGTGTTATTTGCAATGAGAAAAAGACTTAAAATGGAGGATTCTTTCAGAGAAGTTAGAAGGAAAATTGCCAATGTAAATGCCCAATTAGAAAACAGCATATCGGGAATAAGAGTAGCCAAGTCTTTTACCAACGAGGACTATGAAATAGAAAAATTCCAGGATGGCAATAGTCAATATAAAGAAGCTAGAAAAGAGTCCTACAAAGCTATGGCAGAATTTGTAGCAGGTATGGGACTTATGACTAATGTTTTAAACCTTATAGTTATAAGTGCAGGTGGCTACTTTGTATATAGGGGGTATCTTACCATTGGAGACTTACTTGCATATACCCTATATATTAACTTTTTTATGCAGCCTATAAGGAGGCTTGCAGATTTCATGCAACAGTATCAAGACGGTATGACTGGATTTGAACGGTTTATAGAAGTAATGAATATAGAACCAGATATAAAGGATAAGGAAGATGCTATTGAATTGACCCATGTTAAAGGGGATATCGAATTTAAGAATGTTTCTTTTAGTTATACTAATGGAGAAAACAGGATATTATCCAATTTGAATCTAAAGATTGAAGCAGGCAAAACCGTAGCAATAGTTGGACCATCGGGAGCAGGTAAAACTACACTATGCCATCTAATACCTCGTTTTTATGATATAAATGAAGGAGAGATTTTGGTTGATGGCAAGAATATACAGGATATTACCCTTAAATCATTAAGAAAGAATATTGGAATAGTTCAACAAGATGTATTCTTGTTTACTGGTACAATAATGGACAATATTTCCTATGGAGACCCTTCAAAATCTGAAGCAGAAATAATAGAAGCAGCGAAAAAAGCAAGAATCCATGATTTTATCATGACCCTTCCTAATGGTTATGATACCTATATAGGGGAAAAGGGAGTTAAGCTATCAGGTGGACAGAAACAGAGGATTTCCATAGCAAGACTATTCTTAAAAGACCCTCCAATACTGATTCTGGATGAAGCAACTTCTTCTTTGGACAATGAAACTGAAATGTTGATTCAAGAATCCTTAGAGGAGTTAGCAAAGGGTAGGACTACTTTAATAATAGCTCATAGATTGTCTACCATAAAGAATGCAGATGAAATAGTGGTACTGACCAATGAAGGAATTGAAGAAAGGGGAACTCATGAAGAATTACTGCGTAGAGGCTACATATACGCCAAACTATATAGATCCCAATTTAGAGGATTAGTATCATAA
- a CDS encoding MarR family winged helix-turn-helix transcriptional regulator: MELKETSEMIADYIKGCNDIIHKKGHKIAQEYGLTYDQFHILIFLCKKGTPTINEISSKFSRAQNTISEKISRLEEKELVKRVGDPEDRRITRVILTEKGLDLIQTIKRERSTRVIYQALEKMEGQEIENLLINLSKLYKYLREEV; the protein is encoded by the coding sequence ATGGAATTAAAAGAAACGTCGGAAATGATTGCAGATTATATCAAAGGCTGTAACGATATTATTCATAAAAAAGGACATAAAATAGCTCAAGAATACGGTTTAACTTATGATCAATTTCACATATTGATTTTTTTGTGCAAAAAAGGTACTCCCACCATCAATGAAATATCTAGTAAATTTAGCAGAGCACAAAACACTATATCAGAAAAAATTTCCCGCCTTGAAGAAAAGGAGCTTGTTAAAAGGGTTGGAGATCCAGAGGATAGAAGGATTACTAGAGTCATATTGACAGAAAAGGGATTAGACCTAATTCAGACCATTAAAAGAGAGAGGAGTACTAGGGTTATTTATCAAGCCTTAGAAAAAATGGAGGGACAAGAAATAGAAAATTTATTAATCAATCTTAGCAAGCTGTATAAATATTTAAGGGAGGAGGTTTAA
- a CDS encoding helix-turn-helix transcriptional regulator codes for MEDFIILSPGQRLRKLRKKLGMTQAELASDNISKNYISMFENGKRPINVINATYLAEAINQKAKEKNIDIFIKPSYFIKNERDIAREMCLEIIEEVSQNQMNKYSKYKNLYKAIYISSQYGFIDLLAQALEFKGKTLFREGLYFCAMTHLSKSLLYYFQEGNKEGIYNCYLAIGQIHFMDENYEAAIAYFNLASAYGNEDNILYYRALCHYKLGHYKIARNIIDKIIFKDERVLKLEKNISNIV; via the coding sequence ATGGAAGATTTTATTATATTAAGCCCAGGGCAACGGTTAAGAAAACTGAGAAAGAAATTAGGGATGACCCAGGCTGAATTGGCAAGTGACAATATATCTAAAAATTACATTTCCATGTTTGAAAATGGAAAAAGGCCTATTAACGTGATAAATGCAACTTACCTAGCTGAAGCAATAAATCAAAAAGCTAAGGAGAAAAATATAGATATATTTATAAAACCATCCTATTTTATAAAAAATGAAAGAGATATTGCAAGGGAAATGTGTTTAGAGATCATTGAGGAAGTCTCTCAGAATCAAATGAACAAGTACAGTAAATATAAGAACTTATATAAAGCAATATATATATCTAGTCAATACGGTTTTATAGACTTATTAGCGCAGGCCTTAGAATTTAAAGGTAAAACTCTCTTTAGAGAAGGGCTGTATTTTTGTGCTATGACTCATTTATCAAAGAGTCTATTGTACTATTTCCAAGAAGGCAATAAGGAGGGTATATATAATTGTTATTTGGCTATAGGTCAAATCCATTTTATGGATGAAAACTATGAAGCTGCAATAGCATACTTTAATCTGGCTAGTGCCTATGGAAATGAAGATAATATACTCTACTATAGAGCTTTGTGTCATTACAAGCTGGGGCATTATAAAATAGCTAGAAACATAATAGATAAGATTATATTTAAGGATGAAAGAGTTTTGAAACTGGAGAAAAATATATCTAATATTGTATAA
- a CDS encoding alpha/beta hydrolase: protein MENYIDSKDKTKLYMRKDVPKDVKANIIINHGFAEHLNRYDYVTKKLNEAKIGVYRYDLRGHGRSKGPKGHIDDFMDFAEDVDVMVDLVKSEYSNLPIFMLGHSMGGFITCLYGIKYPNKLKGQIFSGAAITKIPQVEGIKGDIFSLVNLILPKLKIKNPVSKDICSVKEVVEDYEMDPLVLKEATLNFYVQFLVKGIRWIGSNISKYDYPCLILHGEMDRIVPREASIFLYNNIKSKDKEIKIYDNIYHEILNENEKDRILLDIINWVYNRID, encoded by the coding sequence ATGGAAAATTACATCGATAGTAAAGACAAAACAAAACTCTATATGAGAAAAGATGTGCCAAAAGATGTAAAAGCTAATATAATCATAAATCACGGGTTTGCAGAACATTTAAATAGGTATGATTATGTTACGAAAAAATTGAACGAAGCCAAAATTGGAGTTTATAGATATGACCTAAGAGGTCATGGAAGGAGTAAAGGACCTAAAGGACATATTGATGATTTTATGGATTTTGCTGAAGATGTAGACGTAATGGTGGATTTAGTAAAAAGTGAATACTCTAATTTACCTATATTTATGCTAGGGCATAGCATGGGAGGATTTATCACCTGCTTATATGGAATAAAATATCCGAATAAGCTTAAGGGGCAAATTTTTTCTGGAGCGGCTATTACGAAAATTCCACAGGTGGAAGGAATCAAGGGGGATATTTTTAGTCTTGTAAATTTAATTCTACCTAAATTGAAGATTAAAAATCCGGTAAGCAAAGATATTTGTAGTGTAAAAGAAGTGGTAGAGGACTATGAAATGGATCCACTAGTATTAAAAGAAGCTACATTAAATTTTTATGTGCAGTTTTTAGTAAAGGGCATTAGATGGATAGGTAGTAATATTTCTAAATACGACTATCCCTGTTTAATACTACACGGTGAAATGGATAGAATAGTTCCTAGAGAGGCATCTATATTTCTATATAATAATATTAAATCCAAAGATAAGGAGATTAAAATTTATGATAATATATATCATGAAATATTGAACGAAAATGAAAAAGATAGAATTTTATTAGATATAATCAATTGGGTGTATAACAGAATAGATTAA
- a CDS encoding UvrD-helicase domain-containing protein — translation MGNTKEQDLAITTIDRNLAVNAGAGTGKTKVLTERYIYILENGDLEENKEIESIVAITFTKKATQEMKERIREELKKRFPLGGKWVRFYRDMEKANISTIHSFCANILRENPLNIGIDPMFYVLEQEEADFLLEETTLEVLLEFIEKDEDIYNLIKMFNSDDLDRIAMDFKTIYYKIRTVGYSIEEVKNRTLTYISGLEVDSADLQYIKDSLIYLMENSRKNSKIYKLKDDPTWGDFYKGNYEESNLVSILESLSKNIGTNAKEGERIENLQERIHNVLLIKEKEYLWAYKGIFKLLLEIDERYTDKKYKLGSLDYDDLQILVLHLLEDESIREKLQNKFKYIMVDEFQDTNELQKKIFYRLCSNENPLDRNNLFVVGDPKQSIYGFRGADLEVFYDVIEDIKKSLRGKLITLNRNFRTVDSILDFVNSLFDKLMGSRYVDLIFNRKSPNQIDVEILEKEGLTPSPNLEKKEYYAYYESRLIASRIKELVDKGEFKYGDFTLLFRATTLDYIYEDGLMEYGIPYYNTGGKGFYRRQEILDLINGLKTISNRFDTISTIGFLRSPMVGVSDATIYWLLRGKESSLLETMDKEIEQIDPAEKEKLKKASKLIHNFMIKKGFYGIGELLSELIDTTYYLESLMLYASGRQMVSNVYKFLEIAQDFDKHNTSSLEDFIDYIEAIKDSNESQAKIYSEKANVVKLMTIHKSKGLQFPVVIIPQMASGFNYNRPNILFDKEKGIGFKYDRISPSYDKIKADLKYLEEEEHKRLLYVAMTRAKDRLIIGNQGDDIGFKRLVKGLLDYDKIKVVDRIDNIINSRQIVKGLPKKLSIEGEAQQEEFLLLKTLKGYDQKVFTRVSPSQFVEFNQCRRKFFLNYYTRLSIEIDSDEIETESPIIDSITKGEIIHKFCQYYKKGINPARLMERIVNSFGLEYKRDIEQELKVYMENYIKHCSEDYDIFYTEKEFYLKVDDVYIRGKIDRINIRDGKAEILDFKTNRVCNKENLVKMYEPQIQLYANAFKRIANMEIERAAIVFLETGEMVEIRTDKESLEKNYEDLREFIRFINSNNSIRQYEKTDACETYCRYNILCTMN, via the coding sequence ATGGGCAATACTAAAGAACAGGATTTAGCCATTACTACCATAGATAGAAATCTAGCAGTGAATGCAGGGGCAGGTACAGGGAAAACAAAAGTGCTTACGGAAAGGTATATCTATATATTGGAGAATGGGGATTTGGAAGAGAATAAGGAAATTGAGTCTATTGTAGCTATAACCTTTACTAAAAAAGCTACTCAGGAGATGAAAGAAAGAATAAGGGAAGAATTAAAGAAAAGATTTCCCCTAGGGGGAAAATGGGTTAGATTCTATAGGGACATGGAAAAAGCTAACATTTCTACCATTCATAGCTTTTGTGCTAATATTTTAAGGGAAAATCCTTTAAATATAGGAATTGATCCAATGTTCTACGTACTAGAACAGGAAGAAGCAGATTTTCTACTTGAGGAAACCACATTGGAAGTTTTATTGGAATTTATTGAAAAAGATGAGGATATATATAACCTTATTAAAATGTTTAATAGTGATGATTTGGATAGAATAGCTATGGATTTTAAGACCATCTATTATAAGATTAGGACTGTAGGTTATTCCATTGAAGAAGTAAAAAATAGGACCTTAACTTATATTTCAGGCTTAGAGGTTGATTCTGCAGATTTACAATATATTAAGGACAGTTTAATATATTTAATGGAGAATTCCAGAAAGAATTCTAAGATCTATAAATTAAAGGATGATCCTACCTGGGGTGATTTTTATAAAGGAAATTATGAAGAGAGTAATTTAGTTTCTATACTCGAAAGCTTAAGTAAAAACATTGGAACCAATGCTAAGGAGGGAGAAAGGATAGAGAATTTACAGGAAAGAATACATAATGTACTCTTAATTAAAGAAAAGGAGTATCTATGGGCTTATAAGGGAATTTTTAAATTGTTGTTGGAAATTGACGAAAGGTATACAGATAAAAAATATAAGCTGGGTAGTCTTGACTATGACGACCTGCAAATATTGGTACTACATTTATTGGAAGATGAATCCATTAGAGAAAAACTTCAAAACAAGTTTAAGTATATTATGGTGGACGAGTTTCAGGATACCAACGAATTGCAAAAAAAGATATTTTATAGACTCTGCTCCAATGAAAATCCATTAGATAGAAATAATCTGTTTGTAGTAGGAGACCCTAAACAATCCATATATGGGTTTAGAGGTGCAGATTTGGAAGTCTTCTATGATGTTATTGAAGATATAAAAAAATCATTAAGAGGGAAGCTCATTACTCTGAATAGAAATTTTAGGACTGTAGATTCCATACTGGATTTTGTAAACTCACTATTTGATAAGCTGATGGGTAGTAGATATGTAGATTTAATATTTAATCGCAAATCACCTAACCAGATAGATGTAGAGATACTAGAGAAGGAGGGTTTAACACCTTCTCCCAATCTTGAAAAAAAAGAGTATTATGCTTACTATGAAAGCAGGTTAATAGCCAGCAGAATCAAGGAACTGGTAGATAAGGGTGAGTTTAAATATGGAGATTTTACTCTATTATTTAGAGCTACTACCTTAGATTACATCTATGAAGATGGACTGATGGAGTATGGTATTCCCTATTACAATACTGGAGGCAAAGGATTTTACCGCAGACAGGAGATTTTGGATTTAATCAATGGGCTTAAAACTATAAGTAATAGATTTGATACTATATCTACCATAGGTTTCTTAAGAAGTCCTATGGTAGGGGTTTCAGACGCAACTATCTATTGGCTTTTGCGGGGTAAGGAAAGTTCTTTATTGGAAACTATGGATAAGGAAATAGAACAAATAGACCCTGCTGAAAAAGAAAAACTCAAAAAAGCAAGCAAATTAATCCATAACTTTATGATAAAAAAAGGCTTTTATGGGATAGGAGAACTATTAAGCGAGTTAATAGATACAACCTATTATCTTGAAAGTCTTATGCTGTATGCATCGGGTAGGCAGATGGTATCTAATGTTTATAAGTTTTTGGAGATAGCTCAAGACTTTGATAAGCATAATACTAGTTCTTTGGAGGATTTTATAGATTATATTGAAGCGATTAAGGATAGTAACGAGTCTCAAGCAAAGATTTATTCTGAGAAAGCAAATGTAGTGAAGTTGATGACTATTCATAAGTCAAAGGGACTACAATTTCCAGTAGTTATAATTCCCCAAATGGCCAGCGGTTTTAACTATAATAGACCTAATATATTATTTGATAAAGAAAAAGGAATAGGATTTAAATACGATAGAATATCTCCTTCTTATGACAAAATAAAAGCAGATTTAAAATATCTGGAAGAAGAGGAACATAAGCGATTGCTCTATGTGGCTATGACAAGGGCAAAAGACAGGTTAATAATAGGTAACCAAGGGGATGATATCGGTTTTAAAAGGTTGGTAAAAGGCCTGCTAGATTATGATAAGATAAAGGTGGTAGATAGGATAGATAATATAATTAATTCTAGACAGATTGTAAAAGGGCTTCCAAAAAAACTGTCAATAGAAGGGGAAGCTCAACAGGAGGAGTTTTTACTTTTAAAAACGCTAAAGGGATATGACCAGAAGGTTTTTACTAGGGTTAGTCCATCTCAGTTTGTAGAATTCAACCAGTGTAGAAGGAAATTCTTTTTAAATTATTATACAAGACTTTCTATAGAGATAGATTCTGATGAGATAGAGACAGAATCACCTATTATAGATTCCATTACTAAAGGCGAGATAATACATAAATTTTGTCAGTATTATAAAAAGGGTATAAACCCTGCTAGACTTATGGAAAGAATTGTAAATTCCTTTGGGCTGGAGTATAAGAGGGATATAGAACAAGAATTGAAAGTATATATGGAAAATTATATTAAACACTGTAGCGAAGATTACGATATTTTTTATACAGAGAAGGAGTTCTATTTAAAAGTAGATGATGTCTATATTAGAGGTAAAATAGACAGGATTAACATTAGAGATGGCAAAGCTGAAATATTAGATTTTAAAACTAATAGAGTCTGTAATAAAGAGAATTTAGTGAAGATGTACGAACCCCAAATACAGCTTTATGCTAATGCCTTTAAAAGGATTGCCAATATGGAAATTGAAAGGGCAGCTATAGTTTTTCTAGAAACAGGAGAAATGGTGGAAATTAGAACCGATAAGGAAAGCTTAGAAAAAAACTATGAGGATTTAAGGGAATTTATTAGATTTATAAACTCAAACAATTCCATAAGACAGTATGAAAAAACAGATGCATGTGAAACCTATTGTCGATATAATATATTATGTACTATGAATTAG
- a CDS encoding PTS sugar transporter subunit IIA: MNMNELIDEKLIKLKLESKTKDDVIDEMIELLEQNNVIRDKAQFKKEIYMRENLSTTGIGFGIAIPHAKSKTVNTSKIAIGISKEGIDYDSIDGEKVFMVFMIAVKEGENNLHLKALANLSGKLMHEDFRKKLLKAEEPSAIYKLVCGIGD, translated from the coding sequence ATGAATATGAACGAATTAATTGATGAAAAGTTGATAAAGCTAAAGCTAGAATCAAAAACTAAGGATGATGTAATTGATGAAATGATAGAACTTTTGGAACAAAATAATGTAATAAGGGATAAAGCACAATTTAAAAAAGAGATATACATGAGAGAAAACCTAAGTACTACAGGTATTGGTTTTGGTATTGCAATACCTCATGCTAAATCAAAAACTGTAAATACGTCCAAAATAGCTATAGGTATAAGTAAGGAAGGGATAGATTATGATTCTATAGATGGAGAAAAAGTGTTCATGGTGTTTATGATAGCTGTAAAGGAAGGAGAAAATAATCTTCATTTAAAAGCGTTGGCAAACTTATCAGGAAAACTTATGCATGAAGATTTTAGAAAAAAATTATTAAAAGCAGAAGAGCCTTCAGCTATCTATAAGTTAGTTTGTGGAATAGGAGATTAA
- the fba gene encoding class II fructose-1,6-bisphosphate aldolase gives MLVSGKEILRDALEKKYAVPAFNFTNMENLQAIIDGAEEMNSPVIIQTTQGAIEYAGFEYLADLGKGAAKRAKVPVALHLDHGTDLEYHLKAIRLGWTSLMIDASKCDFETNVNIVRQVVKIAHVLDISVEAELGVIAGKEDDIESDISIYTEVHDAVKFYNETNCDSLAIAVGTAHGIYKGEVKIDFDRIREIKQEINIPLVLHGSSGVPEDMLGKAVESGINKINFDTELKLANLKAMRKFIEENPNIYDIRKVFKPCRIAMKEVVIKKIKACKSYNKA, from the coding sequence ATGCTTGTATCAGGAAAGGAAATTTTACGTGATGCACTAGAGAAAAAATATGCTGTTCCTGCTTTTAATTTTACAAATATGGAGAATTTACAAGCGATAATTGATGGGGCAGAAGAAATGAATTCTCCAGTAATCATTCAAACAACCCAAGGCGCTATAGAATATGCGGGTTTTGAATATTTAGCTGATTTAGGAAAAGGGGCAGCCAAAAGGGCTAAAGTACCTGTAGCTCTCCATTTAGATCATGGTACGGATTTGGAGTACCATTTGAAAGCTATAAGATTAGGATGGACTTCTCTCATGATTGATGCTTCTAAATGTGATTTTGAAACAAATGTGAATATAGTTAGACAGGTTGTTAAAATTGCTCATGTTCTAGACATATCTGTTGAAGCAGAACTTGGCGTGATAGCAGGCAAAGAAGACGATATTGAATCAGATATTTCAATATATACAGAAGTTCATGATGCAGTAAAATTTTATAATGAGACCAATTGTGATTCATTAGCCATAGCGGTGGGAACAGCTCATGGAATTTACAAAGGAGAGGTAAAAATTGATTTTGATAGAATTAGAGAAATAAAACAGGAGATAAATATACCTTTAGTGCTTCACGGCTCTTCTGGGGTGCCAGAAGATATGCTTGGCAAAGCAGTAGAGTCTGGTATTAATAAAATAAACTTCGATACAGAACTTAAACTTGCAAATTTAAAGGCTATGAGGAAGTTTATAGAGGAAAATCCAAATATATACGACATAAGAAAGGTATTTAAACCTTGTAGAATTGCTATGAAAGAAGTAGTGATAAAAAAGATAAAAGCTTGTAAATCATATAATAAAGCATAG